GCCTGGGCGGCGTTGACGATCTCGTCGACGTCGCCCTCGGAGGCGTATCCCATCTGGGCGATCCTGGTGCCCGCCTCGACCAGCCGGCGCAGCACCGCGCGCTCGTGCACGATCTCGGCGTAGTACTCGGCGTTGGCGGCCGTGGGGACGGAGTTGACCAGGGTGTGCAGATAGGAGGGGCCGCCGACGCGGGTGATCTCGCCGCGCTTGACCAGCTCGCTGGCGACGGTGATCGGGTCGGCCGGCTCGCCGCGGGCGTAGAGGTCGAGGATCGCGCCGTGGATCAGCTCGTGGGCGGGGCGGTAGTAGTCGGCCGGCTTGATGACCTCGACGACGTCGGCGATGGCGTCCTTGGACAGCAGCATGCCGCCGAGGACGGACTGCTCGGCGGCCAGGTCCTGCGGGGGGACCCGCTCGTAGTCGGCCGCCGCGCCCTTGTCCTCGTAGCCGTCGCCGCCGCGGCCACCCCGGCCGCCGCCCTTGCCGCCGCCGCCGTTGCCGTTGCCGGAGGAACCGTAGGAGGAACGGTCCGCCGCGCTCCCGCCACCGTTCCCGCCACCGGCCCGCTTGAAGGGCAGCCGGTCACCGGCCCCGCCGGGCTCGGGCGGGGGCGGCCACTCCTCGTCGGGCGGCGGCACGTCGTCGTGGTCGTCGTACGGAACGTCGCTCATCGCGTACCCCTGCCCGGGGTCGTCCCGTATGCCTCGCCCATCGTGCGCCTCCCGTGCCGAGCCCTGCTGGTCGTTCCACGCGACCGCCCGGGGAGGGCGCTCGCGTCACCTCTTCTATACGGCACCGCTCTGACAAAACGGTTCCCTGCGCGCAGGTGCGGCGCGTCGGCAGACCGCCCACGCTAAGGGGGAAAACGCCCGCCGTCCAAGGCGGTTATCCACAGGGGGTGTGGATGAACGGGCAACGGCTGTGGAGAACTGCCCCGAAGCTGTGCACGACGCGGGGGACAACCTGTGGACAACCCGCCGCTCCGCTCACAAGCACCGCCCTGACCTGCTATGACTCCACCCTGGACACCCGCGTGAGAAAAACTTCACGAAGCCTGCGAAGTCCACGACCAGGGGTGCGCGAACCGCTACGGGGCGCAGTGAAATGTAATGACCAGTTCCCTCTTGCACTGCTTACTTGTGGATGACTACGGTAGGATCATGAGATCTCCCACGGACCCCACCGCGCGCAGCGGCCACGATCGGGAGATCCTAGCCCTCGCGATCCCCGCGTTCGGCGCCCTGATCGCCGAACCGCTCTTCCTGATGGCCGACTCCGCGATCATCGGACACCTGGGCACACCGCAGCTCGCGGGGCTCGGCATCGCCGCCGCGATGCTCACCACCCTGGTCAACGTCTTCATCTTCCTCGCCTACGCGACCACCGCCGCCGTCGCCCGCCGGGTCGGCTCCGGTGACCAGCGGGCCGCGATCCAGCAGGGCGTCGACGGCATCTGGCTGGCGCTGATCCTCTCCGTCCCGGTGGTCGGCCTGGCGCTCCCGCTCGCGCCCGCGCTGGTCCACCTGTTCGGGGCCTCCGCCACCGCCGCCCCCTACGCGATCACCTACCTGCGGATCAGCGCCCTCGGCATACCCGCGATGCTGGCGGTGATGGCCGCCACCGGCGTGCTGCGGGGGCTCCAGGACACGCGCACCCCGCTGCTGGTCGCGATCACCGGCTTCTCCGCCAACCTGGTGCTCAACCTGCTGCTGGTGTTCGGCGCCGGGCTCGGCATCGCCGGCTCGGCCCTGGGCACCGTCCTCGCCCAGTGGGGCATGGCCGCGGCCTACCTGGTCGTGGTGGTCCGCGGCGCCCGGAGGACCGGGGCGGGGCTGCGGCCCGACCTGGCCGGCATCCGGGCCTGCGCCACCGCCGGCGCCCCGCTGCTGGTCCGCGCCCTCAGCCTGCGCGCCATCCTGCTGATCGCCACCGCCGTCGCCGCCCGGCTCGGCAACACCTCCATGGCCGCCCACCAGATCGCCATGTCGCTCTGGGGCTTCCTGGCCTTCGCCCTGGACGCCATCGCCATCGCCGGCCAGGCGATCATCGGCCGCTACCTCGGCGCCGGGAACGCGACCGGCGCCCGGATGGCGACCCGGCGGATGGTCGAGTGGGGCGTGGGCGCGGGATTCGTCCTGGGCGTCCTGCTGCTGCTCACCCGCCCCCTGTACCTGCCGCTCTTCACCGAGGACCCGTCGGTCCGGCACCAGCTCGACGCCGCACTGCTGGTCGCCGCCCTCGGCCAACCCGTCTGCGGCGCGGTCTTCGTGCTGGACGGTGTGCTGATGGGGGCCGGCGACGGCCCCTACCTCGCCTGGGCGATGCTGGGGACCCTCGCCGTCTACACCTCGGTGGTGGTGACCGTCGCCAGCGGGAGCCTGGTCGCGCTGTGGATCGCCATCGACCTGTGCATGGCGGTCCGGCTGCTCTCCCTCGGCGCGCGGGCCCGCACCGGGGCCTGGCTGGTCACCGGAGCGGTCCGCGGCTGACCCGGCCGACCCCCGGTGCGGGTCGGGGCCGCCCCATCGGAGCCGCCCCCTCGGAGCCGATCCCGGTCAGACCCGCAGCCGGCGCTGGTAGAAGGCCGTCCCGTGGAGCGGACGGCCGCCCATCCCCCGGTAGGCGGACTCCGCCGCCGCGTCACCGAGCGGCACCCGGGATCCGCGCAGCACCCCGTACCCGGCCGCGACCAGGTTCCGGTACAGCTCCCGGGAGAGCAGCGTCTGATAGCCCCGGCCCTGCCACTCCGGCAGCGTCCCCATCGCCACCAGCACCGCCTCGCGCCGGCGGCGGGCCCGGCCGGCCCGCAGCCGCAGGGCTCCGGCCGGGCCGATCCGGCCCCCGTGCTCGACCAGGTACGGCGAGGCGTCCGGCACCGCCAGCACGAAGGCGACCGGGACACCCGACCGCTCCAGCCACAGCAGCAGCCGGTCGTCCAGGACCTGGCGCAGCTCCCGCGCCCGCTCCGCGAAGTCCTCGGCCGAGATCTCGGTGCGCTGCTCCTGCCGCTCGGCGGAGGCGTTGAGGATGCCGTGCAGGGTCGGCAGCAGTCGGCGCACGGACCGGCCCCGGCCGCAGTGGACGGTGAGCCGCTCCCGCAGCAGCCGCCGCTCGTCGAAGGGGAAGGACTTCTCCGGGGTGAGCCGGCCGAGCTCGGTCAGCCCCTCGCAGATCCAGGTCCGTCCGGGCCAGCGCCGGGTGAAGCCGTGGCGTTCGTAGGCGGCGCGGTAGTGCGCCGGGCTCCAGCCGCCGCCGCTGAAGCCGCGCCGGTCGAAGCCCGAGGTGAGCACCCCGGGGGACTGGTCCGGCAGCAGTTCGACCGGGCCGAGCACCAGGTCGCAGCCGCTGACCGCACCGGCCTGCTCGGCGAGGTCGAGCAGTTCCTTGCCCGGCTCGTCCAGCGCACCCTGCCGGTCGGTCCGGCGGTCCGCGAACTCGGTGAGGCCGAACAGTTGGACGCTGCGGCCGACCCTGGCCTCCAGCGCGCTGTTGCGGTGCAGGCAGGTCCGGCCGACGGTCCGGCCGTGCTCGTCGCGGGCGAGGTAGAGGTCCACCGGCCCGTAGCGCCGGTGCGGCCCGCTCCCGGCGTACCAGGACCGGATCCGCCGCTCGGGTACCGGGACGTAGAGCCCGGGCGGGTGCAGCCGGAGCGGGAGCTCACAGAACTCCCGCAGGTCGGAGGGATCGGTCACCTTGGTGACCCGGATGGTCATGGGAGAGCTCCGCTCTGGGAACCTGCATCAAGTTACTGGCGAGTACCCTCCCATCCTGGGGGACCGCGCCAGCGGGCGAATGCGCACGCGGGCTCAGCGCGCTACTCATCCCGGCCCCTGAGTACGCCGGAAGGCCGGCCCCCCGAGGGGGACCGGCCTTCCGGGTGGTGCGAGATGCGTGACGCGTCAGGCAGCGACAACGTTGACGTTGATCTTGGCGACCACGTCGGAGTGCAGCTTGACGGTGACCGTGTGGGCACCCGTGGTCTTGATCGGCGAACCGATCTCGACCCGGCGCTTGTCGACCAGCGGCCCGTCGACGGCCTTGATGGCGTCGACGACGTCGCTCGGGGTCACGGAGCCGAAGAGCCGGCCCGCCTCGCCCGCGCGCACGGCGAGCTTGACGGCCAGGCCTTCGAGCTTGCCCTTGACCTCGTTGGCCTGCTCCAGGGTCTGGATCTCGTGGATCTTGCGGGCGCGACGGATCGCGTCCACATCCTTCTGCCCGCCCTTGGTCCAGCGGATGGCGAAGCCACGCGGGACCAGGTAGTTGCGGGCGTAACCGTCCTTGACCTCGACGATGTCGCCGGCGGTGCCGAGGCCGGAGACCTCGTTCGTGAGGATGATCTTCATTATTCGGTCACCCTCCTAATCAGCGAGCGGTCGAGGTGTAGGGCAGCAGAGCGACCTCGCGGCTGTTCTTCACAGCCGTGGCCACGTCGCGCTGGTGCTGGGTGCAGTTGCCGGTGACCCGGCGGGCGCGGATCTTCCCACGGTCGGAGATGAACTTGCGGAGCAAGTTCGTGTCCTTGTAGTCGACGTAGGAGATCTTGTCCTTGCAGAAGACGCAAACCTTCTTCTTAGGCTTGCGTACAGGCGGCTTCGCCATCATGTACTCCAACTGGTGTTCACGATCCGGCCGTTCCCGCTCTCGCGGGTCGGACCGGGTCGCACGGGATCAAGTCTGAGCGGGCCCGCCCCTGCGGGGAGGGCCCAGCACACTGTTAGAACGGAGGCTCGTCGGAGAATCCGCCGCCGGCCGGGGCACCCCAGCCGCCACCGCCGCCGCCCTGCTGTCCGCCGGGCGCCGGGGCGCTGGACGCCCAGGGGTCGTCGGACGGGCCGGACTGGCCGCCGCCGGAGTTTCCACCCCAGCCACCGCCGCCCCCGCCCTGCTGGCCACCGCCGCCGAAGCCACCGCCGCCGTTGCCGCCGAAGCCACCGCCCGGGCCGCCCTGACCGCCGGACCGCTGGGCCTTGGTGACCTTCGCGGTGGCGGAGCGCAGCGACGGGCCGACCTCGTCGACCTCGACCTCGAAGACAGTCCGCTTCTCGCCCTCTTTGGTCTCGTACGTGCGCTGACGCAGACGGCCCTGGACGATGACGCGCATACCGCGCTGCAGCGTCTCAGCGCAGTTCTCCGCCGGCTGACGCCAGACGTTGCACGTGAGGAAGAGGCTCTCGCCGTCCTTCCACTCGTTCGTCTGACGGTCGAACGTACGAGGAGTTGACGCGATGCGGAACTTCGCGACGGCCGCACCCGACGGCGTGAAACGCAGCTCGGGGTCGTCGACGAGGTTGCCGACAAGAGTGATGACGGTCTCGCCTGCCATGGTGGTGATCGACCTCTCGGTGGGAGCGGTTCCGTTCAACAGTGCTCACCGCTCCGGCCGTACGGACGGCCGGGCAGTGCAGTACCTCGGAGCGAGGTACTTGGAAATGCCTCAGTGGGTGTCCGGGCGGAGCACCTTGGTGCGGAGGACCTGCTCGCTCAGGTTGAGCTGCCGGTCGAGCTCCTTGACGACCGCAGGCTCAGCCTTGAGGTCGATCACCGAGTAGATGCCCTCGGACTTCTTGTTGATCTCGTACGACAGGCGACGACGACCCCAGGTGTCGACCTTCTCCACGCTGCCGCCGCCGGTGCGGACGACATTGAGGAAGTTCTCGATCAGGGGGGAGACAGCGCGCTCCTCGACCTCAGGGTCGAGGATCACCATGACCTCGTAATGACGCATGTGGAACCCACCTCCTCTGGACTCAGCGGCCACGGTCTTTCCGTGGCAGGAGGGTTTTTGAGACGCGTCGCAACAGTAGTGGTCGGCACTGACAAACGAGCGGAGTACCGCATCGTCACGCCAGCGAAGAACCCGCGCCACACCGGTGCAGACGGTCAAGCCTACAGGCACTCGAATGGGGTCTTGAAATCCGCCCCCGAGTCGCCGCAATCTGGAGACATCAGGTAGGTGTTGTACTACGGTGCGCCACCGCACCCGAGGCCGTACGGCCACCCACGGCCACGGCCCACCCCGCGCCCCGCGGCAGCCGACCGCCGCGTGCGCCCAACCTCCCCAAGGAGGCGGGTTCCATGGCCCAACCCATCGGGCAGCCCCAAGGCCAGGCCCACCACGGAAAGTCCTACACCAGCTTCTCCGTCGAGCACAGCGACGGACAGGCGCACCCGCTGCAGAACACCCTCGCCGCCATCACCGTGGTGCTCGGCGCCATCGCCATCGCCACCTGCATGTTCCGCGGCCTGCACCTGCTGGCCTCGTGGACCGGCCTGGTCGGCATCCTGACCGCCGCCTGGGGCCAGTACATCTCGGTCACCACCGCCGAGCGCTTCCTCCTGGTGATCGGGGGCGTCGCCGCCGCCGTCGGCCTCGGTATCGGCATCGCCCACGGCGGGCTGCTCGGCGGCGTGTTCTGACCCCTGCGGCCGACGCTACCGGGACGTCCCTATGGGGGTGCTCCACCTGGGCAGTAGGCTTCGCGCTTGACGCGACCTGACGCCCGAGGAGCACCCCCATATGAGCCTGCGCCTGAGGACCATCAGCCGGGAGGAGCACCTGGCCTTCATCAGGAGCCTGCCCTCCGCCAGCCACATGCAGGTCCCCAGCTGGGGCGATGTCAAGGCCGAGTGGCGTTCCGAGAGCATCGGCTGGTTCGACGACCGGGGCGCGATCGTGGGCGCCGGGCTCGTTCTCTACCGGCAGATCCCCAAGCTCAAGCGGTACCTGGCCTACCTGCCCGAGGGTCCGGTCATCGACTGGTTCGACCCGGCGCTGGACCGCTGGCTGGAGCCGATGCTGGCGCACCTGAAGTCGCAGGGCGCGTTCACCGTGAAGATGGGCCCGCCGGTGATAATCCGCCGCTGGCAGGCCGAGAGCATCAAGAACGCGATCGCCGGCAAGGAGGCCAAGCGGCTCCGCGACATCGAGGCCGACTGGTACGAGCCGCGGGCCATCGACACCGCCGACCGGCTGCGCCGGATGGGCTGGCAGCAGGGCGAGGACGCCGGGGCGGGCTTCGGCGACGT
The Streptacidiphilus albus JL83 genome window above contains:
- the rpsF gene encoding 30S ribosomal protein S6; this encodes MRHYEVMVILDPEVEERAVSPLIENFLNVVRTGGGSVEKVDTWGRRRLSYEINKKSEGIYSVIDLKAEPAVVKELDRQLNLSEQVLRTKVLRPDTH
- a CDS encoding MATE family efflux transporter codes for the protein MRSPTDPTARSGHDREILALAIPAFGALIAEPLFLMADSAIIGHLGTPQLAGLGIAAAMLTTLVNVFIFLAYATTAAVARRVGSGDQRAAIQQGVDGIWLALILSVPVVGLALPLAPALVHLFGASATAAPYAITYLRISALGIPAMLAVMAATGVLRGLQDTRTPLLVAITGFSANLVLNLLLVFGAGLGIAGSALGTVLAQWGMAAAYLVVVVRGARRTGAGLRPDLAGIRACATAGAPLLVRALSLRAILLIATAVAARLGNTSMAAHQIAMSLWGFLAFALDAIAIAGQAIIGRYLGAGNATGARMATRRMVEWGVGAGFVLGVLLLLTRPLYLPLFTEDPSVRHQLDAALLVAALGQPVCGAVFVLDGVLMGAGDGPYLAWAMLGTLAVYTSVVVTVASGSLVALWIAIDLCMAVRLLSLGARARTGAWLVTGAVRG
- the rplI gene encoding 50S ribosomal protein L9; this encodes MKIILTNEVSGLGTAGDIVEVKDGYARNYLVPRGFAIRWTKGGQKDVDAIRRARKIHEIQTLEQANEVKGKLEGLAVKLAVRAGEAGRLFGSVTPSDVVDAIKAVDGPLVDKRRVEIGSPIKTTGAHTVTVKLHSDVVAKINVNVVAA
- a CDS encoding GNAT family N-acetyltransferase, yielding MTIRVTKVTDPSDLREFCELPLRLHPPGLYVPVPERRIRSWYAGSGPHRRYGPVDLYLARDEHGRTVGRTCLHRNSALEARVGRSVQLFGLTEFADRRTDRQGALDEPGKELLDLAEQAGAVSGCDLVLGPVELLPDQSPGVLTSGFDRRGFSGGGWSPAHYRAAYERHGFTRRWPGRTWICEGLTELGRLTPEKSFPFDERRLLRERLTVHCGRGRSVRRLLPTLHGILNASAERQEQRTEISAEDFAERARELRQVLDDRLLLWLERSGVPVAFVLAVPDASPYLVEHGGRIGPAGALRLRAGRARRRREAVLVAMGTLPEWQGRGYQTLLSRELYRNLVAAGYGVLRGSRVPLGDAAAESAYRGMGGRPLHGTAFYQRRLRV
- the rpsR gene encoding 30S ribosomal protein S18; amino-acid sequence: MAKPPVRKPKKKVCVFCKDKISYVDYKDTNLLRKFISDRGKIRARRVTGNCTQHQRDVATAVKNSREVALLPYTSTAR
- a CDS encoding single-stranded DNA-binding protein, translated to MAGETVITLVGNLVDDPELRFTPSGAAVAKFRIASTPRTFDRQTNEWKDGESLFLTCNVWRQPAENCAETLQRGMRVIVQGRLRQRTYETKEGEKRTVFEVEVDEVGPSLRSATAKVTKAQRSGGQGGPGGGFGGNGGGGFGGGGQQGGGGGGWGGNSGGGQSGPSDDPWASSAPAPGGQQGGGGGGWGAPAGGGFSDEPPF